The following is a genomic window from Salinibacterium sp. UTAS2018.
TGAACCCCACGATTGGTATCGGTAAAGGCACCGTCTCGCTCGAAGACATCCATGAGGCTGAACTCATCTTTGTCATTGGCCAGAACCCCGGCACGAACCACCCGCGGATGCTGTCGGCGCTGGCCGAATGTAAAGACCGCGGTGGCAAGATCGTCGCCGTCAATCCGCTCCCCGAAGCCGGGCTGTTCAACTTCAAGGATCCACAAACCCCCAAGGGAGTCGTCGGGGGCGGCACCAACCTGGCCGACGAATTCCTGCAGATCAAGGTCGGTGCCGACCTCGCGCTGTTCCAGGCGCTCGGCCACTTGCTTCTGGAGGAAGAGGAGCGGGTTCCCGGCTCCGTTGTTGACCACGAGTTCATCGCAGCGAACACCGACGGCATCGATGCCTACCGGGCCGCGCGCAAGACGATCGACTGGGATGAGACCGAAGCAGCGACAGGCCTCTCTCGCCTCCAGATCGCCAAGGTTGCTCAGATGATGGTCGAGTCGAAGGCCACGATCATCTGCTGGGCACTCGGTCTCACGCAACAGCCTCATTCCGTGAACACGCTCAAGGAGATCATCAACCTGCTCCTGCTGCAGGGCAACTTCGGCAAGCCCGGCGCCGGTGCGTGCCCCGTGCGCGGCCACTCGAATGTGCAGGGCGACCGCACGATGGGTGTGTGGGAGAAGCCACACGAGTGGATGCTGGATGCCCTCGACAAGGAATTCGGAATCACTTCGCCCCGCGAGCACGGCTTCGATTCGGTCGACACCGTCGAAGCGTTCGAGAACGACAACGTCGACGTGTTCGTCTCGATGGGCGGAAACTTCGCGCTCGCCGCCTCGGACACCGAAGCGCTCGGTAACGCACTTCAGCGGGTGGGCCTAACCGTTCACGTGTCGACCAAGCCGAATCGCTCTCATGTGGTGCACGGACTCACCTCGTTGATTTTGCCCACGCTAGGTCGCACCGATACCGACGACAAGCATCCGAGCGGCCGTCAGGTGCTGTCGGTCGAAGACTCCATGTCGGTCGTGCGCAGCACCCAGGGTCGGTTGTCGCCGGTGTCAGATCACCTGCTCGCGGAACCCGTCATCATCGCCCGCATGGCCATCGCCACTCTGGGCGAGGATCACCCGGTGGATTGGAAAGCGATGGCCGAGGACTACGACGTTATCCGCGACCACATCGCACGCGTGCTGCCGGGCTTCGCCGATTTCAATGCACGGTTGAGGACCAAGAACGGGTTCGTGCTGCCTAACCCGCCCCGCGACTCCCGCAGCTTCGCCACCGACATCGGTCTGGCCCGCTTTACGGTGAGCCCGCTCGAGTATCTGACGCCGCCTCCCGGGCACTTGATTCTGCAGACGATGCGCAGCCACGACCAGTACAACACCACGTTCTACGGTCTGGATGACCGCTACCGAGGAATCTCGGGTGGTCGTCGCGTCATCCTCATCAACAAGGACGATGCCGCCGACATGGGGTTCGCCGACCGCGACCTCGTGGATGTCATCAGCACGTTCCAAGGGCAGGAGCGCCGGGCAGACAAGTTCCGCCTCGTCTTCTACCCGACCCCGCGGGGCTGCGCGGCAGCGTACTTCCCCGAAGCGAACAACCTCGTGCACCGCGAGCTCGTTGCGCGCGAATCGAATACGCCCGGCTATAAGGCGATGGCGGTGCGATTCATCCCCGCGGTGGAAGACGATGCCCCGCAGATGAGCTAGCGCGGGGCCGTACGCTCAGTTCGCGTCGACAGACTCATTCTGCACAATGCGTTCTTGCCCGGCGTAGAGCACCATCGACTGTCCGCGCAGGAAGCCGACGAGCGTCATTCCAACCTCTTCGGCAAATTCTGCGGCCAGCGAGGATGGTGCAGAGACGGCGGCCAGAACCGGGATCCCCGCCATCATGGCCTTCTGCGCGAGTTCGAAGCTCGCCCGGCTCGACACCATGAGCACGGTTCCCGACAGGGGCAGCAGATTCTGTTTAACGGCCCAGCCGATGACCTTGTCGACGGCGTTGTGCCGCCCGACGTCTTCGCGCGCCACCAGCATCTCGCCCGTCACTCCATCGAACAGCGCCGCCGCGTGCAATCCACCCGTCTTCTCGAACACGTCTTGCGCTTCGCGCAGCTTCTCGGGGAACGTCGTCAGCAGCTCAGCGTCGATTCGCGCGGCATCCTCGGCGACAGAGAACGCCGATTTGGTGCGCACGGCATCGATGCTCGCCTTGCCGCACAGTCCGCAGGAACTGGTCGTGAGGAACGATCGCTCCAGGCTGGGATCGGGGGCCGGCACGCCCGGCGCCAGGGTGACGTCAACGACGTTGTAGGTGTTCACTCCGTCGACGGTGGCACCAGCGCAGTACCGTGCGGCGAAAAAGTGCTCGCCCGAGGTAATGATTCCCTCGGAAACCAGAAAGCCCGCGACGAGGTCAAAGTCGTCACCGGGGGTGCGCATTGTGACGGCAAGCGAGCGCCCGTTGACGCGCATCTCGAGCGGCTCCTCCACCGCGAGAACATCCTCCCGGGATGCCGGAGGCGAACCGATAGTCACTCGGGTGATCTTGCGTCGTGCGGTGATTCTGCTCACGCTGCCTGCCTCCTCGGGAGCGCCGCGGATTCTGCGCCGCCCCGCAATCGAGACTATCTCGGTGGTGGCAGCTACGGCAGCAGCGACCACAACTCGCGCCGGATAGTGACGCCGATTGCACCGTCGCTTAGAGTGGCTGCATGCTGATCGATGCGGCGGTGCTCGCCGGAGGTCGCTCGTCCCGATTGGGATCTGTGGCGAAAGCAACGCTCCGCGTGCAAGGCCGCAGCCTGCTCGAGCACGCGCTCTCGGCGGCATCCAGTGTGGCGCGCACCTGCATCGTTGTCGGCCCCATTGATCCCGACCTCGTGGACACTACGGTGTTCATCACGCGCGAGAATCCGCCCTTTTCGGGGCCCGCTGCTGCGCTTGCCGCCGGCGTTCACCACCTCGCGACCAACGGCACCAGCGAGAGCGACGCCATCCTTGTTCTTGCCTGTGACATGCCGGGCATTGCTGCCCAGGTGCCAGCGCTCGTAGATGCCCTCGCTGCCGCTCCCGCCGACGTGGATGGCGTGATTTCCGTCGATGCGACTGGTCACCGTCAGCCGCTTGCCTGCCTGTATCGCCGCCGCGCCCTCCAGAGCGCCCTCGCGCGGTTCGACGCCGACGGCCTGACCGGGCTCTCGATGAGAAAACTGATTGAACCGCTGAGGCTGGAGCCCGTGGTGGCTCTGCCCGGAGCCACCGATGATGTTGATACGTGGGAAGACGCAGCTCGCCTCGGCGCCACTGAACCGACCACAGAAACGAAAGAAGCCGCACAATGAACTCCGAAGAACGCCAACGCCTCGACGACTGGGCCGCGCACCTCAGCAGCGAGCTGGGCATCGCCAGCGATGAGTTTCGTGCCGCGATGGATGTCGATGGAATTCTGGATCTCGCCGGGGTCGCTGCGCATTCAGTGATCCGGCCCGCGGCTCCCGTGACGACATTCCTTGTCGGCTACGCCGCTGGTCTGGCCGCCGCGGCCGGAACCGACCCGTCCTCGGCCATTCGAAGCGCGGATGCTCTCTCGAGAGCTGCGCTCGCCGCCGCGAGCGATGCCACCCAGCCCGCTGCTGCTGCCGCTGCGTCGGACTTGGCACCGGAGTCTGCAGCATCATCCGGCTCGGCAACATCCAGCGCAGAGCCATCGGGATCGGCGTCATCCGGTCCGGCACCGTTCGGCACGGCAGAATAATGGCGGCCTCCCCCGCATCGATCAGCATCCCGGAGCACCTCGCCCGCGTTCTGGCGAACGTCGCACCATTGCCGGTCGTCAGCGTTCCGATCGCGCAGGCGCTGGGGCTCACCCTCGCCGCCGACGTGCACGCCACGGTCGATGTTCCCAGTTTCGATAACTCCGCGATGGACGGTTATGCGCTCCGACGCGCGGATGCCGTCTCCGCCACAGCAGAG
Proteins encoded in this region:
- a CDS encoding DUF6457 domain-containing protein; this encodes MNSEERQRLDDWAAHLSSELGIASDEFRAAMDVDGILDLAGVAAHSVIRPAAPVTTFLVGYAAGLAAAAGTDPSSAIRSADALSRAALAAASDATQPAAAAAASDLAPESAASSGSATSSAEPSGSASSGPAPFGTAE
- the fdhD gene encoding formate dehydrogenase accessory sulfurtransferase FdhD; amino-acid sequence: MSRITARRKITRVTIGSPPASREDVLAVEEPLEMRVNGRSLAVTMRTPGDDFDLVAGFLVSEGIITSGEHFFAARYCAGATVDGVNTYNVVDVTLAPGVPAPDPSLERSFLTTSSCGLCGKASIDAVRTKSAFSVAEDAARIDAELLTTFPEKLREAQDVFEKTGGLHAAALFDGVTGEMLVAREDVGRHNAVDKVIGWAVKQNLLPLSGTVLMVSSRASFELAQKAMMAGIPVLAAVSAPSSLAAEFAEEVGMTLVGFLRGQSMVLYAGQERIVQNESVDAN
- a CDS encoding molybdenum cofactor guanylyltransferase, giving the protein MLIDAAVLAGGRSSRLGSVAKATLRVQGRSLLEHALSAASSVARTCIVVGPIDPDLVDTTVFITRENPPFSGPAAALAAGVHHLATNGTSESDAILVLACDMPGIAAQVPALVDALAAAPADVDGVISVDATGHRQPLACLYRRRALQSALARFDADGLTGLSMRKLIEPLRLEPVVALPGATDDVDTWEDAARLGATEPTTETKEAAQ
- a CDS encoding FdhF/YdeP family oxidoreductase, with the protein product MKRGAPVDDINEDDLLVKKPKKSAAGVEAVLVALDRGIAQAGVTRTARSLLRLNQRDGTDCPGCAWPESQGHRKVAEFCENGAKAVAEESTLRTVTPDFWAQHSIAELSEKTEYWLGNQGRITHPVVIRPGDTHYSQISWNDAFELIGEKIRATTPERTVFYTSGRTANESAFLYQLFARSIGTNNLPDCSNMCHESSGSALNPTIGIGKGTVSLEDIHEAELIFVIGQNPGTNHPRMLSALAECKDRGGKIVAVNPLPEAGLFNFKDPQTPKGVVGGGTNLADEFLQIKVGADLALFQALGHLLLEEEERVPGSVVDHEFIAANTDGIDAYRAARKTIDWDETEAATGLSRLQIAKVAQMMVESKATIICWALGLTQQPHSVNTLKEIINLLLLQGNFGKPGAGACPVRGHSNVQGDRTMGVWEKPHEWMLDALDKEFGITSPREHGFDSVDTVEAFENDNVDVFVSMGGNFALAASDTEALGNALQRVGLTVHVSTKPNRSHVVHGLTSLILPTLGRTDTDDKHPSGRQVLSVEDSMSVVRSTQGRLSPVSDHLLAEPVIIARMAIATLGEDHPVDWKAMAEDYDVIRDHIARVLPGFADFNARLRTKNGFVLPNPPRDSRSFATDIGLARFTVSPLEYLTPPPGHLILQTMRSHDQYNTTFYGLDDRYRGISGGRRVILINKDDAADMGFADRDLVDVISTFQGQERRADKFRLVFYPTPRGCAAAYFPEANNLVHRELVARESNTPGYKAMAVRFIPAVEDDAPQMS